The Glutamicibacter mishrai DNA window CCGAATACCGCGATGTTGTAGCGGCCATCGATCGGATCGAAGGCCGGGCCTTCGTCGAAGACGGAGACAATGGTCTCGCGACCGGTGTTCAGCAAGGACGCGCCGTAGATGAATACGCCGCTGGTAGCGACCACCGCGGCCAGGGTGAAGACGGTAACGATCGCGCGCATGCCGGGGGCCAGCATGCCGGGCCGGATGATCACCAAGGTGTTGATGAACATGATGAACCAGCCGACGGCCAACGTGCCGAGCACGATGATCAGGAACATCTGGAAGTTCGGGTGCGCCACCCAGCCGAGGATGACCGAGCGGTTGATGAAGTAGATTGCCAGGATGCCGAGAATGGCAACCCAGCACAGCATCGTAATGGAGACCGCAAGCCGTCCGAGTTTCCGGTTACCGGCAACCAGCTGTGCGCTGCCCGGGAAGAAGATGGTCAGAAGAACCAAGATCAGCGCACGTTTGCTGCGTTGCGGAGCGCTTATTGTCTCCGGCTGGCGCAACGGACTTGGTGCGCGGTGACTGGCAGAACCCATGTACTTGTGTGACTTTCCCTAGGAAGCGAAATTCTCGTTGGCAACTTCGTCGCGCAGCGCAGCGCCCTTGGCGTGGGCTGACTCGCGCAGTGAATCTGCGAACTGAAGCAACTTTACCTGCAACGACTGTGCAAGTTCGTCGGTTCCCGATGCGAGCATGCGCACGGCAAGCAAACCTGCGTTGCGTGCACCGCCAATGGAAACGGTTGCTACGGGGACTCCTGCAGGCATCTGAACGATGGACAGCAAAGAATCCATTCCATCAAGTTTAGCCAGTGGAACTGGAACTCCGATGACAGGAAGCGGAGTAACAGCTGCGAGCATGCCCGGCAGGTGGGCGGCGCCGCCAGCGCCGGCGATGATCACGCGCAGTCCGCGCTCATGCGCTTTTTTGCCGTATTCGATCATTTCGGTGGGCATCCGGTGGGCCGAAACAACGTC harbors:
- the purE gene encoding 5-(carboxyamino)imidazole ribonucleotide mutase; amino-acid sequence: MSDAPLVGLVMGSDSDWPVMRLAAQALAEFGIPFEADVVSAHRMPTEMIEYGKKAHERGLRVIIAGAGGAAHLPGMLAAVTPLPVIGVPVPLAKLDGMDSLLSIVQMPAGVPVATVSIGGARNAGLLAVRMLASGTDELAQSLQVKLLQFADSLRESAHAKGAALRDEVANENFAS